The following are encoded in a window of Ricinus communis isolate WT05 ecotype wild-type chromosome 4, ASM1957865v1, whole genome shotgun sequence genomic DNA:
- the LOC8259952 gene encoding uncharacterized protein LOC8259952 isoform X2 — MEKLRRAADMEPLQPLLNKIIGFLETEALPSVSRTLRPRAQLERLSIWLGITSLLEFLEPPAFEEGILERYPIFFDIVLNHVGGDSAEFSHAVSCLKELFRILGCKLWLRSTLSPSVMRNTLMGQCFHTRNEKIHKDIFDLFPPFLQSLEALQDGEHEKQRRHFLYFLLHQVPVSSNFNVLTRKLACKIALLIIHRGYKMNPPCPPVECAHMWGPSLVSSLKDSSLHNSLRQPAFDLVQTVIVSDAAALVTALLNNPARLDVDTHLSVELNDGNDDGLPFSSDVEEKDESCWREFSAQSKITSQEYKGWMCIPMLWIDVLVDIDPSILPVSFSKAVFWSRTHLTMIEPESNADMVLAVRPWLSSSATEISTSFGWKVPTGFDDGGGGKESKNSLRVSMMHLPLIRTFNRLTAHFLVQMGQGELRKQWTWEPGMAESLILSLFDPNDSVRQVGKCLLEQVSNTRGLACGLEFLCSSGSSLSATYSGLRHALKVVQLDSVISKYQILQHFYFILRKLLKEGDSPNPDLSGTPNIRKYSCEGGFLAQPVFSSLPINIDGSPSNVDFKLQENFRCLLSAAAWPAIRKCLVEGKGFIDYRLCQMTCVRVLEILPVVYERLCPSIRKRSRDSGKTVENLWDFIWLHDLIDWGRSSLKVVVVYWKRTVTSLLSLLKESWSNTSSLAFKAIENLISCDNVNVDQLMEQVSHLRVSLSKEVSYDSEMAKLETTALLPEDLPSLRRYSDSDALVVPLDYTNIETLDSASVPDRREKSSIIVVSDDEVDEQILHAKVIQPINDSRHGQLDNQTVAPAAEESTLVMDTTKDRVSISKASRGLWNSFEQKDVLDRSGLTSQKQDSHKLSSKPPISFKSIGEDYNRNKVESKGNVNDAFSSQCKITSKNSDDAPVSAKSMNQSRHNLVSETRDSILKKIVRDANDDLSESALKSVRQQPSLLAKLSACGPKRQLIQLKTPFENRCGTLQRMGAVFKRFKPPKLDDWYRPILEINYFEAVGLASASEDEDRTVGRLKEVPVCFQSPEQYVEIFQPLVLEEFKAQLHSSFLEMSSWEDMYYGNLSVLSVERVDDFHLVRFVHDDNVSALSKIFSENDLVLLTKEAPQSNSHDVHMVGKVERRERDNKRRASMLLIRFYFLNGSSRLNQARKQLLERSKWHASRIMSITPQLREFQVLSSIKDIPILSAILKPVKDSPGYNKSRELALGRLSQPLQQALEASFNDSQLEAISVAIGLPNSKKDFELSLIQGPPGTGKTRTIVAIVSGLLGSLHGTNDAKHSLNGRPNNSSCSMNTRPKVSQSVALARAWQDAALARQLNEDVGRNEESPAGYLKRRVLICAQSNAAVDELVSRISSGGLYGSDGKMYKPYIVRVGNAKTVHQNSMPFFIDTLVDHRLAEERNLSDAKNDSSLVSSTALRSNLEKLVDRIRYYEAKRANLQNSDLKNSLDDEMLKGDDRKEMSDAELEVKLRKLYEQKKQIFKDLSTAQAQEKKTNEEIKNMKHKLRKSILKEAEIVVTTLSGSGGDLYGVCSESMSSYKFGNPSERTLFDAVIIDEAAQALEPATLIPLQLLKSNGTKCIMVGDPKQLPATVLSNVASKFLYECSMFERLQRAGHPVTMLTKQYRMHPDICQFPSLHFYDGKLLNGENMSSKLVPFHETEGLGPYAFYDVIDGQELRGKNSAAFSLYNEREADAAVELLRFFKKRHPSEFEGGKIGIITPYKCQLSLLRSRLSSAFGSSVIADMEFNTVDGFQGREVDILILSSVRAGEAYTHVNGVNSSSIGFVADVRRMNVALTRAKLSLWIFGNARTLQANHNWAALIKDAKQRNLVISVKRPYKFLTTAPRDHSAPEKSDNHSRQAKNFGNFREPSKQHRSSKHIGSVGTVTEDDVSANKDSVCSSKKRGRDDHGILPVDDSGENRILKNVKSPISREYLKDGGSKCSHRSKKKLDSENPHVSKRTDKCMNSKSKLCEQETSNNLKKFKSNVVKGPNKSFKHDSNLETSTSPAEDSVKRMGANDGRAPDQIGASEDLITKRKQQREAVDAILYSSLISSKKSEQSKKPVPTKRLLPPSSVNSCIKPAKSRKGPSVP, encoded by the exons ATGGAAAAATTGAG GAGAGCAGCAGATATGGAACCTTTGCAGCCTTTGCTGAAcaaaattattgggtttttAGAGACAGAAGCACTACCATCAGTTTCCAGGACATTAAGGCCAAGAGCACAGCTGGAGCGTCTATCTATATGGCTCGGAATCACATCCTT GCTTGAGTTCCTAGAACCTCCTGCTTTTGAAGAAGGGATACTGGAACGCTATCCCATTTTCTTTGATATAGTGCTCAACCATGTTGGTGGTGATTCAGCTGAATTTTCTCATGCAGTTAGCTGTTTGAAAGAACTTTTTAGAATCCTTG GTTGTAAACTTTGGCTGAGGTCTACATTGTCTCCAAGTGTAATGCGGAACACCCTAATGGGCCAGTGTTTCCACACTCGAAATGAGAAGATCCATAAAGATATTTTTGATCTGTTTCCACCTTTTCTTCAG TCACTTGAGGCTTTGCAGGATGGGGAGCATGAAAAGCAGCGCAgacattttctttattttcttctccaTCAAGTTCCTGTGAGCAGCAACTTTAATGTTCTCACCAGAAAATTGGCATGCAAG ATAGCCCTTCTTATCATTCACCGAGGCTACAAGATGAACCCACCATGCCCCCCAGTTGAATGTGCACATATGTG GGGCCCTTCACTTGTGTCATCTTTGAAGGATTCTTCACTTCATAATTCTCTTCGGCAACCTGCTTTTGATCTAGTACAAACTGTTATAGTGTCTGATGCTGCTGCCCTAGTAACTGCATTGTTGAATAACCCTGCACGTTTGGATGTTGATACACATCTTTCAGTTGAGTTAAATGATGGAAATGATGATGGGCTTCCATTTTCTTCGGATGTTGAAGAAAAGGATGAAAGTTGTTGGAGGGAATTCAGTGCACAGAGTAAAATTACTTCTCAGGAGTACAAAGGATGGATGTGTATTCCCATGTTATGGATTGATGTTCTTGTTGACATTGATCCTTCTATCCTCCCAGTATCATTTTCAAAAGCTGTTTTCTGGTCCCGAACTCATTTAACCATGATAGAGCCTGAAAGTAATGCAGACATGGTACTTGCTGTTAGACCCTGGCTTTCATCTTCAGCCACAGAAATCTCCACTTCATTTGGGTGGAAGGTCCCAACTGGTTTTGATGATGGTGGAGGTGGGAAGGAGTCAAAAAACTCGCTCAGAGTGTCAATGATGCATCTTCCATTGATAAGAACATTCAACAG GTTAACTGCACATTTTTTAGTTCAAATGGGGCAAGGGGAGCTTCGGAAGCAGTGGACATGGGAACCAGGGATGGCAGAGAGCTTGATCCTTTCACTCTTCGATCCTAATGAT AGTGTAAGGCAAGTTGGAAAGTGTCTCCTGGAGCAAGTTTCAAATACAAGGGGTCTTGCATGTGGTCTGGAGTTCCTTTGCTCTAGTGGCTCTTCTTTGTCAGCCACATATTCAGGCTTGAGACATGCTTTAAAAGTG GTTCAATTAGATTCTGTTATATCAAAATATCAGATTTTACAgcatttttactttatattgcGGAAACTACTTAAAGAAGGGGATTCACCCAATCCAGATTTATCTGGAACTccaaatataagaaagtacTCTTGTGAAGGCGGATTTCTGGCACAGCCAGTCTTCAGTTCTTTACCCATAAACATAGATGGGTCTCCATCAAATGTTGACTTCAAATTACAAGAGAATTTCCGCTGTTTACTGTCAGCAGCTGCATGGCCCGCAATTAGGAAGTGCTTGGTAGAAGGGAAAGGATTCATTGATTACAGACTCTGTCAG ATGACTTGCGTCCGTGTACTTGAAATCCTCCCTGTTGTCTACGAGAGACTTTGTCCATCTATCAGAAAAAGGTCAAGGGATTCTGGAAAGACAGTGGAAAATTTGTGGGATTTCATATGGCTACATGATCTGATTGACTGGGGGAGATCATCCCTTAAGGTTGTAGTCGTCTATTGGAAACGGACAGTAACTTCTCTACTTAGTCTGCTCAAGGAATCTTGGAGTAATACTTCTTCATTGGCTTTTAAGGCAATTGAGAATCTTATATCATGCG ATAATGTTAATGTTGATCAGTTGATGGAACAAGTTTCTCACCTTCGTGTTTCATTATCTAAGGAAGTTTCTTATGATAGTGAGATGGCTAAATTAGAAACAACTGCATTACTTCCTGAAGATTTGCCTTCCTTGAGAAGGTATTCAGATTCTGATGCGCTTGTTGTCCCGCTGGATTATACCAATATTGAAACCCTGGACTCAGCATCAGTACCTGATAGAAGGGAGAAAAGTAGCATTATTGTTGTTTCGGATGATGAAGTAGATGAACAGATTTTACATGCTAAGGTCATTCAACCCATCAATGATTCACGTCATGGTCAATTAGACAATCAGACAGTGGCTCCAGCAGCTGAGGAAAGCACTTTGGTAATGGACACCACAAAGGATAGGGTTTCTATCAGTAAGGCTTCAAGGGGTTTATGGAATTCCTTTGAACAGAAGGATGTTTTAGATAGATCTGGCCTCACTTCTCAGAAGCAGGATTCTCATAAATTAAGCAGCAAACCAcccatttctttcaaatcaATAGGGGAAGATTATAACAGAAACAAAGTTGAGTCCAAAGGCAATGTAAATGATGCTTTCTCATCTCAGTGTAAAATTACTTCGAAGAACTCTGATGATGCTCCTGTGAGTGCTAAAAGTATGAATCAGTCTCGTCATAATCTGGTTTCTGAAACTAGAGATTCAATACTGAAAAAGATTGTACGTGATGCTAATGACGATCTATCTGAGTCTGCACTCAAATCTGTGAGACAGCAGCCCTCGCTTCTGGCAAAGTTAAGTGCTTGTGGTCCAAAAAGGCAACTTATCCAACTTAAAACACCTTTTGAAAATAGATGTGGAACTCTACAGCGAATGGGGGCTGTATTCAAAAGGTTTAAGCCTCCAAAGCTTGATGACTGGTATAGACccattttagaaattaattactttGAAGCAGTGGGGTTAGCATCTGCAAGTGAAGATGAGGATCGTACTGTTGGTAGGTTAAAGGAGGTTCCTGTGTGTTTTCAATCACCAGAACAGTATGTTGAAATTTTTCAGCCATTAGTCCTGGAGGAGTTTAAAGCGCAGTTGCATAGTTCCTTTCTGGAGATGTCTTCATGGGAAGACATGTATTATGGAAACCTATCAGTGCTGTCCGTTGAGAGAGTTGATGACTTTCATCTTGTTCGCTTTGTTCATGATGACAATGTTTCTGCATTATCCAAAATCTTTTCAGAGAATGACCTTGTTTTGCTGACAAAAGAGGCTCCGCAAAGTAATTCCCATGATGTTCATATGGTTGGAAAG GTTGAGAGACGGGAGAGAGACAACAAAAGAAGGGCAAGTATGCTTTTAATTAGGTTCTATTTTCTAAATGGATCTTCACGCTTGAATCAAGCGAGGAAGCAACTACTTGAACGTAGCAAATGGCATGCAAGTCGCATCATGAGCATTACACCTCAACTTCGAGAATTTCAAGTGCTATCATCAATAAAGGATATTCCCATTCTTTCAGCTATTTTAAAACCTGTCAAAGATTCTCCAGGTTATAATAAATCACGAGAGCTAGCACTGGGTAGGCTTTCCCAGCCCTTGCAGCAAGCACTGGAGGCATCATTCAATGACAGCCAATTGGAGGCTATCAGTGTTGCAATCGGATTGCCTAATTCGAAGAAAGATTTTGAGTTGTCTCTTATACAGGGTCCTCCAG GTACAGGGAAGACCCGAACTATAGTGGCCATTGTCAGTGGCTTGCTTGGTTCACTACATGGAACAAATGATGCTAAGCATTCTCTAAATGGACGTCCAAATAATAGTTCATGCTCCATGAATACAAGGCCAAAAGTTAGCCAGTCAGTTGCACTTGCAAGGGCGTGGCAGGATGCAGCCTTGGCCAGACAATTGAATGAGGATGTGGGAAGAAATGAGGAGTCACCGGCAGGTTATCTGAAGCGAAGGGTGCTCATTTGTGCTCAATCAAATGCTGCAGTTGATGAGCTGGTGTCAAGAATTTCCAGTGGAGGCCTTTATGGTAGTGATGGGAAAATGTACAAGCCTTATATTGTAAGGGTTGGTAATGCAAAAACAGTTCATCAAAATTCAATGCCCTTCTTTATTGATACACTGGTTGATCATCGACTTGCAGAAGAGAGGAATTTGAGTGATGCTAAGAATGATTCTAGTCTAGTATCTTCTACAGCATTGCGTTCTAATCTTGAAAAGTTAGTAGATCGCATTAGGTACTATGAGGCTAAGCGAGCTAACTTGCAGAACTCGGACCTGAAAAATTCCTTAGATGATGAAATGCTGAAAGGGGATGACAGAAAAGAAATGTCAGATGCCGAATTAGAGGTGAAGCTGCGAAAACTATATGAACAGAAGAaacaaatttttaaagatCTTAGTACTGCTCAGGCACAGGAGAAAAAAACTAACgaagaaattaagaatatgAAACATAAGCTGCGGAAGTCAATACTAAAGGAAGCTGAAATAGTGGTGACTACATTAAGTGGGTCTGGCGGTGATCTTTATGGAGTTTGCTCCGAATCTATGTCAAGTTATAAATTTGGGAACCCATCTGAGCGTACTCTTTTTGATGCAGTTATAATTGATGAGGCAGCACAA GCTCTGGAACCTGCTACTCTGATTCCTCTTCAGCTTTTGAAGTCAAATGGGACCAAATGTATCATG GTTGGTGATCCAAAGCAGCTTCCTGCGACAGTCCTCTCTAATGTTGCAAGCAAATTTCTTTATGAATGCAGTATGTTTGAGCGTCTACAAAGAGCTGGTCATCCTGTTACCATGCTCACTAAACAG TATAGGATGCACCCGGACATTTGCCAGTTTCCTTCCTTGCATTTTTATGATGGGAAGCTGTTGAATGGAGAAAACATGTCAAGCAAATTAGTCCCATTTCATGAGACTGAGGGCCTTGGTCCTTATGCATTCTATGATGTGATTGATGGCCAGGAACTTCGTGGTAAGAATTCTGCTGcattttctctttataatGAGCGCGAGGCTGACGCTGCAGTTGAACTACTTAGATTCTTCAAGAAGAG gcACCCCTCTGAATTTGAAGGTGGAAAAATTGGCATCATAACACCATACAAGTGTCAACTTTCGCTTTTGCGTTCTCGTCTTTCTAGTGCATTTGGGTCTTCGGTTATAGCTGATATGGAGTTTAACACTGTGGATGGTTTTCAAGGCCGAGAAGTAGACATATTGATACTTTCCAGTGTTAGAGCAGGTGAGGCATATACTCATGTAAATGGAGTCAACTCCAGCAGTATTGGATTTGTTGCTGATGTTAGGCGGATGAATGTTGCCCTGACAAGAGCAAAGCTCTCACTTTGGATATTTGGTAATGCAAGGACCTTGCAGGCAAATCATAACTGGGCTGCTCTAATAAAAGATGCCAAACAGAGAAACTTGGTAATCTCTGTAAAAAGGCCATATAAATTTCTTACAACAGCTCCAAGGGATCATTCTGCTCCTGAAAAATCTGATAATCATTCAAGACAAgcaaagaattttgggaattTTAGAGAACCTAGCAAGCAACACAGGAGTTCAAAGCATATTGGCTCTGTGGGAACAGTTACGGAAGACGATGTTTCAGCCAATAAGGATTCTGTCTGTAGTAGCAAAAAAAGAGGTAGAGATGATCATGGCATTCTACCTGTTGATGATAGTGGTGAGAACAGAATTCTAAAGAATGTAAAGTCTCCAATTTCAAGAGAATATCTTAAGGATGGTGGAAGTAAGTGCAGCCACAGAAGCAAGAAGAAACTTGATTCTGAGAATCCTCATGTGAGTAAGAGGACAGATAAATGCATGAATTCAAAGAGTAAATTATGCGAACAAGAAACAAGCAATAAccttaaaaaattcaaatccaATGTGGTAAAAGGACCAAATAAATCCTTTAAGCATGATAGTAATTTGGAAACTTCAACTTCCCCAGCGGAAGATAGCGTTAAAAGGATGGGGGCCAATGATGGTCGGGCTCCTGATCAAATAGGCGCTTCTGAAGACttaatcacaaaaagaaaacaacaacgtgAGGCTGTTGATGCTATTCTTTATTCATCTCTCATTTCTTCCAAGAAGTCGGAACAATCAAAGAAACCTGTACCTACAAAGAGGCTGCTGCCTCCTTCAAGTGTAAATAGTTGTATCAAACCAGCCAAATCTAGAAAAG GTCCATCCGTACCTTGA